CATTTTGTAAAATTTCAAAGAGACGGACTTCTATGTAATCTTAACATATTTTACTTATTAAATGaggagaaaaatagaaaaaataaagctaTAAAACTAAAGTAGCCTGAATTAGGTATGCCATGTTTAGGAGGGACCGAACTAATAGGTCGGTCTGTTGTCATGAACCGAGATAAGCTAcctcaaaaaccctaaaacaaaaatatctgTCTCCAGCAAGCAGACCTACAGATTGTTTCAAATACGACCAACATTACAATGAGGAAGTTGTGTTAATTTGACACCAACCCCTTCCTCTCCTTTGTGAGTCTCAAGAAACCCTGAAATTGCACTTCTGCAAGAATGTGGTGGGTCATGGACCTCACAGGACCACATGGCCAgtgtgaagaagaagatatgcACGCAGTAGTGAGTCAGCTACATAACACATACATGTATAGAGGTCATCAATCATTTCCGGCCATTTTGTTTAGCAGGTCGACAAAAGCATCTCAGTCCTCTCttctaaaaagtaaaaaatagaCAAACTAACAAACAAAGAAGCGTTTGTGGAGCCCATATGCCTTGCCCTTGCATATCACCGTTTTGCCAGCATGACTATGACTATGAACATGGGCAATGCCTATGAGGCCAGGACTTGCAGATGAAGGCATGTAAgcaacaaagaaaaccaaaagcatCAATTAGTTTTTTGAGAAGATGTATTTATTCaacaattcttttttaaacTATAATTTTTTCGGGCGCAGACGGTAATCTACGAAAGCAGCTGATTAAAGTTGTgaaaatatcaatttttttttcttttcgttaCATTGGTTGgttggaagaaagaaaacttcATTGGAATTCGGTCCTGGGTGCCATGAAAAAGAGGGAATTCATCACCACTCTGGTGGGAACCATTGGCGAAATCAAATCTTTTATGCTTCGAATTATGTTTCCCGGTAATGATAGACAGTACTAGTCCATGTTCACATACGAGGTAACGACCAAACGAGAGTGAATTATAAAGTGCTCCATATGCATACAAACATAAGTAACAgatggaaaaagaaatgagaaaatgGAGCTCAAAACGACAAAACATCGTTAACTACAGTCGACACTATTCTTAGGAATGGgagtgtttttatttttttatttttgtatatatatacaagcgatattgagaGAGTGAAGATTAAATATCGAAGTTTGGATAATTCTTCTTAATTAATAGAgctacaaattaaaaaattattgtataatattaaaatacaGTATATAATCAGACTAATTGTTATAACACGCGAGAATGACATGGTTAAGATTTTTCACTTTAAAATATAAtctcaaaaaatattttaaaattatactCCTTTGCTATAATTGCTCACATTGTTGGGAGAGTCTAAGATAACGTTTCTGCGTACAACCCGCGTTAAAACTGAGTAAACATCAgtcttcaaaaaaattaaaaaaatggaaagaaaaaaataaagaaaaagctGACCAACCAATTCTAGTTACTTTACACTTGCCCTGCCccttgaagaagaaaggaacTCTATAAATAAAGGCCAAAGTGTACCATACATAGGCTTGAGCACGCAACTCGTAGTCCCCAACACATCTTCTAATCTCTCTTCCCAACTCTTCTtctaaaccaaaccaaacccagaATGGTACGACCTTCGCCTGAACCCACCAAGCCCTCCACCATCAAGTTCCTCTGCAGCTACGGTGGCAAAATCCTCCCCCGTTATCCCGACGGCAAGCTTCGTTATCTCGGGGGCGAAACCCGCGTCCTCGCCGTAAACCGCAACATTTCCTTTTCCGGTCAGTTAACTCCCGTTTACTCTCCGTTTCTTTATGCCATCCTCGATGATATATAAAGAGTAGATAGGATTGATTGACTGATTTGTTGTGGTGTGGTGTGTTTACAGAGCTGTTGTTGAAGCTGGGTGAGCTGTGTGGGCCCTCCGTGACCGTGAGCCTACGTTGTCAGTTGCCCACCGAGGATCTCGACGCCCTTGTGTCCATCAAGTCCGATGAGGATCTGGCCAATCTCATCGAAGAATACGACAGAGCAGCCGCCTCTGCATCTCCACCGCCTTTTGCCAATTTGAAGATCAGAGCCTTCCTTTCCCTCGTCCCTCCCAAACCACACAAAACGCCGTCGTCTACGCCGTCTTCCTCGGCCTCAGCCTCCACGACGTCGTCCTCCGGCACTTCCTCCTCGTCTAACTACTACTACTACAGCGCTGCTGCTTCCGGGTCCACTCCCAGGTTCCCCATGGTGTCCACGGCAGTTGACCGCTGTGTCCGCCAAATCTCACAGGCTACGACGCCGTTTCAGAAATCAGCTGCCAAGGTTCCTCACTGTGCTGATATTTGCCATGCTCATGGAAGCCCTAGTAGTCGGCTCTATCTCATTCACAACGGCAACCACTGGCAATAACAACACATGTGACACTCTCGGAGTCTCGGACTGAgtactataaatatatatgccACGGCGGGTTAAATACtacaaattaaatactaccAGACAACTCCCCTTCCCTCTCCCCCCAACCCCACGAAGGAGAAAATAcgaaccaaaaaagaagaagatcaattATCGTATAGTATTTGATCATATGATGTAATGGGATTGGCGCTAGAGCTGTAATCGTTCATATGGATTGCTTTTCAGTATCCGTGGCGATTAATGAATTTCAGTCCAATTTCGTTTTTTCATGTGCATGTGTTCATTCATGAATCATGGTGAGTgattttgtctttttgcatttctgtttttctttttctttttttacctTCCAAAATCCATTATACCTTATAGCAGCCATTATTTTTGCACAACAGCTTTTTCCATTGCCGTTTCCCATCAGGTTTTGCGTGCCACGTTGCACAAACGTGTCTGTGTTGTGTCACTCTGTTATGCTTTTACGTGAAACAGAGCACCTCTCTCTTTCATCCTCATCTctgtttgtttgtaatttgttcCAGTTGCTCGGtttatttcttattgtttTCTGGGAAATGGTTTTATTAAAAATCGGTTCATTATTCAATAGTTTGACATTCTAAAATGTAGCAAGCAGGTTGATGCTGATCGGGGAGACGGACAaagctttcaattttttgacTCAACCAGCAGAATGTATGTAAGTTTCATTTTCtcgggtttttttttctgtgttCTGTGTGGGATtggattaattaaataaatgctTTCACCTTATACGAATTACAAGTATGATAATGGTAAGGTATGGTGCATCATACATGATGCATGAGGACATGAATGATGGGGTTAGCTTTTTTCTTGAACAGAGATTCGATCGACGGGATTGGATGGGATGGGTTGGGAAGGCAGGCAGAACTGGAGTCTCGAGAAACAGCGATAGAGTTGGAAGCATCGGAATCTTTATTGATGGAATTGGGGAGAAACCCATAAAAATACATTCTGTCCCATACGTGACAGCTGGTGCTCGTTGCCTAGCTACTACTGGTTCATGAAGCTGCACGTAATTAGTTTAACATAAGATATTTAAACCCTAAATATAAAAAcgaataaatgaaaataaataatagaaaatcACAGATGACAGCTGCTGATAGAGATTTGAAAAGAGGCCGTCCGCAGTCCACTCACGTAGCATTCACAAGGGATGAGATGAGATTCCCTTGGCCCTTCATTTCAGATGTAGGGAGACAAATCTGAAAGAGATTTGATGGAGCATTGTTAGGTATCGTGTGggtaatatttaattaattaagggataATTAAAGTGGTTTAAGGATCATCCCATCCCTATAGGCTATACCTCTCTGCCTGCCCCCACCATGCGTGTGATCCTTTTTATCTCGTCTTTGTTGATAAGTAGAAATGTGGGACTAAGATATAGATAGAGAGATCATCAACTTTGAATCATCTTTTGACAAAGTGTTAAATTTCATTAGAGAGACGATTAATTGGCTTATTACTAATAACACCGATATTATTCTCAATTGATAGTGTGTTGGATCCCACAggccacagagagagagagagagcaaccAGCTTTACTGTGTTGATCGGTGTGTGTTTGAGAGAGCTGCACTGCACTGCACCGCACCGCATTCAAGATGCACTCAACACTGACAGCACTAAGTGGTTTGCTAGGCGTGATCTCAATATGCACTCAACTCTATCCCATGGCCAaagatatctatatatataagaacTTGAATCATGACGTGGTTGATTGAATTTGTAATGAggaaattcataattaagttGAAACGTATTTATattgaaggaaataaatacatacataaaTATTGTTGTACTGTGTTATCTTCAATATACAGAGTTTTGATTTGCAAAGAgcttgaaataaaaagagaataaaatagTACTAGAAGACATAAATTCTTAtatgaataatgctactcttatcacatttttatataataattatataccATTTTATGTATCGGTTTAGGtattattgacatgtcaagTAAATAGCCAACTATactaaaatttctttttaattttcaaaatgtaaTTATGTTACTCAAAACTTATCACCTCTTCTTACTtaccctcctctctctcccaccAACCCATCCATTGGAGGAAATTTCCACATCTAGAATAAAGGGAAGAGAAGATCTGAACTAGAGAAGTTGAGGAATCAGATGGAAACAATAGAAAGTAATTTTCTTAATTCAAGGTAGGGTCATTGTTTTGAATGGAGCCCTTTGAGGCTTCCTAGGAGTTGTCCACTTTACTTTGGTTCATAACAATAGATTAATAAAATGTATTTAGATCTCTTTTGGTCCATATCTATATATTGAGATCTGGATTGTTGTTTGTGTGCTGAAGATGGAGTGGAGTGGAGTGTAGTTGGAGCTGTTGTGGAGAGGCAAGCGTCAAACCCTAGGGTATTTTCTTGGtagtttttgtttatattttttaattttttgttaattaaaaataataattcaaatcaCCTGAGATGATGTAGATGTCCAAATCGGCTGCCGCATAAAGTGGCATACAATTATGGTATAAAATGTGGTAGGAGTAGCACTACCCTTCTTATATACATGCATAGTCCTTAATAAGAAAACAACGTGTATGTATGCACCATCGAATCCCACTATCAGAATCAAAATACTATCGGTGTTTAAGAAGACTtatggatttgaattttttttttccttttactaTAAGAATTGGACTTATTGAATTAGTCAACAATTCAACATATTCTAACTTACAAATTATCTTTAGAGCCACTAGAGAGGTGGGACTTGATTGGACTAAACTCCAATTATGTATGGTCCCAACCACCTAAGTCTATAAACAAATTAGGGTTACTACATTTTAAGACATGCCAAGTTTGGtattaattcatttttgttttatacaaatgatattttattttaaattaaattaaactaaGAGGAGGGGGATTTGAACTCGGGTGCAGAGTGGGGAGTACATCTGCTCTAACCAACTTGGCTAAGCCCATACTTACATGCCAAGTTTGCTCTTAACTTTAAACAAGTGagataataaattttaaaattagggGTGAAATAGTTAGTTCAAATAATCCCATAGTTTGCTTTTAACCTGTATCCTACTCAAGGTATAAAATATTGATGgtatcggaaatatcggtagttcaaaaacacgaaaatttcgatggaaatattgggatattatcgatgtcgataaaaattgaataaaaaccgtggaaattataagaaaaacttggaaatttttattgaaactttggaggatgtttatttagtcaattatctattagtttatcacaaaacattggaaggaaatgcattgcatgatgggtttaactaatttaagttgattatatagcgagctgaTAAGcactgtgagtgtagaaaatatgtagtaattaaggaaagaagattaaacacactataatcatttatatataatgatttactacaatattttaccctttatacattgcatggtaagatacatgagtgacttagtaccacatagagttcttatgatgttcaaaattttcactatcttcatcatctttatgtgtagagtaagtgtattatgaagagtagtcatcaaatgataaattcccaaaatagttttgcatgtaattgttaagaTATCAACCATACGGATCTGAGATTAGTTGACGTTGTCCATAAGGaaaatcatttgaagattAGGTCTCAGATTCTTTCCATGAGCCGCTCGATTCTATCTCAAAAGGAAAGGTCAAAGACTCACATTCTCATGTGAAAATCTAATTCTTGCAgggaaacaaaacaatataaatgtacatattttagcatattatcacaaaaacataagtaaCATGGTGGTTAAGGCATTGGAGGAGTGAAATGCTAGGGGTTTGAATCCTCTTTGCATGTGTgctttgtgtatttttttttttcctttctttgttcattacatcgatattttcgatattatagcgatattttgacaaaatattgttgaAGTTTGAGCGAAATTATTTTtcgatattattgatatttatacgatatgtgtatggatacgttccgaaatatccgtgactcaaaaaaacaataatatcctcgatattttgtcgatattatcgatattttagattATGATTCTACTATCTTTCTAATCTATAGTTGTGATATTTGCACACACAATTACCAATTATCAACAAGAGCATTACACGTTTGCAAAAGTTTAGTGCCCATCTGGTAACGTTTTTAGAGAATGTTTTATGagaatatttttaaagaatgAAAGTGAGAAAACGAATTTGCAATTTTCAGGATTCGAGAATATGTATGGTAGATTAATTGGAAAACAtattcacaaaataaaaatagtgaaaatgtgatttgagaataataatatgtgagcCATTTTTCAAGTGTATTTTTGCTAACATCTattcttaaaaaaaagtaataaataaataaaattctaatgtGAAAAAACCTATAattatctttaaaaataagtcaaaatgataaataaaaaagttgaattttgttggTTAATTGATAATAAATTGAACAAGTATGCATCTAAGAACAATTTTTCTTAATacattaaatttgtttttttccaaaataaatacAGATTATTGAGTAAAGAACTTGTGTGGACAGATGTTGCACCACCTTGGTTGGAGCATACCTTGGAATTGGATAGGGTTGAAAtttgaaggttttttttatttttgagggGAGCTGTGGcactcttttttcttaatcGGATTTTCCTCATTTGTGAGTTTTTTATGACAAGATTTTAATGAGGCCACTTTGTAGCTCATTCCCCTGTTGATTAAGTTAGTTGTACGTTTGTTGCAGTTTCTAATGGGGGTTTAATAGTGGTTCAATTGGGTTCCAATACttgattaaaaaaagggtTCCAATAAAATGTATCATTAATCAATATTTGTGTCAtttttcaaatgcagtttttaggctcatacaaattaaaatataatttcaataagctaattaaaattataattttcttacaattaaaatttaatgtttaaagacctaaaattatataaacaaaaggGGCCAGCAACAAGAGAAAGTCCTTCAcccacaaacacacacacacacacacacacacacacacacacgcagaAGGGTCCATTCAATTTGAATCCTAAGAGTAGGTTGGTGGACGATTCAGTATGAACCATCACAATAGGGGTAGGAGAAGCAGCAGGCGAAGTAGAACCAGAAGCAAgtgaagaaataaaagcatCAACATTTAGCATAGTGATGGATGGTGGGATGACAGCAACCGCCATAGTAGCAAGGTAGACAACAGCAACAACGACAATGACAATAACAACGGAAAACGACAACAACAAATTCTTCCACATCAACTTTAGCTAATTCACGCAGACACAACTTCTTTTCACTCTTCCTCTCCCCTTGAAGAGAAGGGGTCATCAGAATCAAGAAATAGGAAATATCTTCATAGGAATACGTCAAGGTAATGAGGATACGACAATAAACATACCATTTTCACTCCCCTGAGGAGGGAAGtgttggaaaaacaaaaatcagtgactaataaaaatgatatgtaataacccaaacccaaaattcataattaagaaataatttatttggagaaaagacaattttgcctttggaatattttataaggaaaagttgactttttgacagGAAAGGAATTTGACCATTCTACtgacaccgttgcgtagagcacggtgaaatgagttcatagacacttAGTGGGCcagaatcggagttgtaacgagagagttatggtcaaaagaatctcagtggcacaaccgtaaatatttcgaagtgggattttataaaaccagctcaccctctctctctctcctcgcgcgacctctccctctctctccctcgtcCGTCGCCTTCTTCACCTTGtaactccggccaccggccacTGCTGTGGACGGagccggtaccaaaatgaccgggatgacgtcctcttccaaccctagccacctcccGCCGCCAGCCGTCACGGATTCGCCGgaaattggagaagaagcggccgaCGTCATCCGAACTTCACAgccgccgatctccctcctccggccaccattttcgtcgacccaggtatgaattttgaacctctcgagctgttctagctgcctgttgggtaggaattgatcgattcTCAGCatagctattggatttttgagcttgaagtttgggtcgattttcggcctccgtgatcggccattgcCAGCCAGTTTTTGGGgcaggtccaagaacaaaagtggttccaaatatggtgttttccgtagggtaggagtttggagccgtggttttaagtttttccggcgaggtgtaatcgctttggacacccatgctgccggcgcgtgctgcGGGGCGTGgctgagggtagtgcagtggcactgtgtcttgttgtgatccttaggttgtcacgagcgcgtaggaattcgtggatctcaatttggataccgtttgagcctcgaacggatttttcatattgtgcgatttccgggttcaatactgttgagtcgttggatcgtactcaatttcagatatgttgttctagataacttcagaatcgtgtaggattcgacggattgtgaatcggagtcccggatactccgaaatcgcgaaccctggggctagggtttagaaattatacgattacacgatcgtggtcatTCCGATCGTCCGTTTCAGACCAGACTTGCAAGACATGGTtctttaaatgtgaggaacctataggaactctcagattggtaattggaggtcgtggaccccacgaggttccgtatcgaccaatatggaagtttatcgcttagtgaaaTCTCGGGTCTTTTCAGACAGTTCTAAACATCTGAATTGtttaagtgggcataagaatgactttaaagttagtgcacgcacttctaagagtcgggggtcagggttttaattaaagCTTTATACCGagtagttttattaattaaatattcatggtggtttaaacAGGCACCCGTGATtaggcagacccgcaggagggaccttcagaaGGTCTagttagctcggaccaggagtgagtggactttcttttataaatgattttatatcaatgagtttcattatttgatcttgaataagttttattgattgtgatTTTTCCTGGCATGAtttgtgaagttaaatatctgtATTTTTGTACTGCTTAGTTGAttatgctaaagagttatagaaagcagagtttgagatttatatcagacaAAATGGCAGCATAGTtccagatttaacaaaaattcagttatttatcagatttttcagaaaccttatattttcttatgaCAGCAGAGTTCTTGAGTTAATAAAAATTCGGTTATTCAACAAATCTTctagaaattttatattttctcagaaatttttatattttcttaaaccaccgTGGGTACCCAGTACAGAAATAGTTTGCTTTCAGTATCTGTTGCCTTCAGATATAAtgatgtctacagacatccagtttatCTTCAGTTTtatcagtgcacttgacatttgcctcacgagtttcggggacgccggGACCGTGAGAGCCAAGATTGCTGATcgggctgactacggtcccctgaatcctgccagtttgcggctcggattgactttgtgtcaccgagacctgccaggggaattgatggatatcaagaattgataaaattacaggggtacacctatgtggtagttttaaattgattacagtgcttttatgcaagttttatggatcttgaatatgatttgcatatatgtatataaatatgtgaatgcctTGATTTTAGTATGACTCAAAGGCAGTTTAAATATTTAGTTTTACTTAACTATTTTTGCAGTGGGGTTTAGTATATTCTAATGCTATTTTCTGAACCATTAATtgtgtccactcacatttttttgaatgttttgcgcccccaggctgtagacgtgCACAAGAAATCCACCATCGGGCCATTTTTCCGCCTTCCACGCCTTTCTTTTGCTTTACagaacttttgttttgtaaaaggagtaactcatctgtaaactattagaattgctctgatatttgccctagattgagaactggACTATGAATTGTATCTTTAaatatgctggcagttggttgtgtagatATTTATGCTCGTTTTAACAGGGgtaaattttgggattgagcaaattacaggggagagtctgccgaattttcggtaggagtcaaggcTAAATTGAAATCAAGTTTGTAACTAGAAGGGCAgataggtcttttgtgcccgaaaATTGTCAAGtatcggacacgcacagggttcgactcgaattccaaagcgaaatttggatcgggtcctatcaatttggtatcaaagCAAGGTTCCACTTCATGTAGGCTTTGCACCTTGTGCATTCTCgttgtttttttcaaaatccgTTTCTCGTGACAGTACAGATGGGCCCTACGGGTGGTGGTGTTCGTAGGGGGGACTAGACAGTCGTCCCGACGTAAGGGGATGGGATCCCCAGATCGGGCAGGAACTGCACCGGTATCTGAACCGGTAGAGTAGTCTTTTGTTAGAGGCTCGTCAGGAGCCGTACCTGCTGTGCCTATTATGCAGGGAGATCCTAACTTCCAGTAGACTTTGGAGTTGTTGGCTCAGGCTTTAGCCAAGACTGGGCAGCCCAGAGGTCCCTCCGTGAGATATGTGGATCAAGTAAAGAGGATTGGAGGGCCACTGATTCTGATGGTGATGGTACCCCAAAAGGATGGAGCAGATCAGGGAAGTCATGGTTGTTCTACAGAACAGTATAGTTACTCTAGACACcttcttcaccaacaaaaacaacaactgctttcaccaacaaaaacaacaactgcttacaaataatttcttagcttggcatgagaggcttgtggcatgaCAGCAAAGCaatcatgagtttagcataaaaaaaagagagtgatG
The window above is part of the Prunus dulcis chromosome 1, ALMONDv2, whole genome shotgun sequence genome. Proteins encoded here:
- the LOC117614478 gene encoding uncharacterized protein LOC117614478, coding for MVRPSPEPTKPSTIKFLCSYGGKILPRYPDGKLRYLGGETRVLAVNRNISFSELLLKLGELCGPSVTVSLRCQLPTEDLDALVSIKSDEDLANLIEEYDRAAASASPPPFANLKIRAFLSLVPPKPHKTPSSTPSSSASASTTSSSGTSSSSNYYYYSAAASGSTPRFPMVSTAVDRCVRQISQATTPFQKSAAKVPHCADICHAHGSPSSRLYLIHNGNHWQ